A single Cupriavidus sp. D39 DNA region contains:
- a CDS encoding Lrp/AsnC family transcriptional regulator has product MNLDPIDLRILTCLQENGRISNQDLADRVALSPSACLRRVRLLEEDGVIGGYRAWFDAERLGLELEAIVQVSMRPETEGWHDTFNAAVQSWPEVVSAYIITGDSNYILTVQARNLKHYSDFIVNRLYRTPGVMDIRSNIVLQRIKTDGSPLAVIKGEPRA; this is encoded by the coding sequence ATGAACCTCGATCCCATCGATTTGCGCATCCTGACCTGCCTCCAGGAGAACGGGCGCATCAGCAACCAGGACCTGGCCGACCGCGTGGCGCTATCGCCTTCGGCCTGCCTGCGGCGGGTGCGTTTGCTGGAGGAGGACGGGGTGATCGGCGGCTACCGGGCGTGGTTCGACGCCGAGCGGCTTGGCCTGGAGCTGGAGGCGATCGTGCAGGTGTCGATGCGCCCCGAAACCGAGGGCTGGCACGACACCTTCAACGCAGCGGTGCAATCCTGGCCTGAAGTGGTGTCGGCCTACATCATCACCGGCGACAGCAACTACATCCTGACCGTGCAGGCGCGCAACCTGAAGCACTACTCCGATTTCATCGTCAACCGGCTCTACCGCACGCCGGGCGTGATGGATATCCGCTCGAACATCGTGCTGCAGAGGATCAAGACGGATGGCTCGCCGCTGGCGGTCATCAAGGGCGAGCCGCGGGCCTGA
- the kynA gene encoding tryptophan 2,3-dioxygenase, with translation MSNHKGCPMSGAGASDGGDASWHDAQMDFAKDMSYGDYLALDQILNAQHPLSPEHNEMLFIVQHQTSELWMKLALHELRAARECVRQDQLPPAFKMLTRVSRIMEQLVQAWSVLATMTPPEYSAMRPYLGMSSGFQSFQYREIEFILGNKNAAMLRPHAHQPQHLALVEEALRTPSLYDEAIRLMARRGFAIDAACIERDWTLPAGENASVEAAWLEVYRRPEAHWELYELGEKFVDLEDAFRQWRFRHVTTVERVIGFKRGTGGTEGVSYLRKMLDVVLFPELWKLRTDL, from the coding sequence ATGAGCAACCACAAGGGATGCCCGATGTCGGGCGCGGGCGCCAGCGATGGCGGCGATGCCAGCTGGCACGACGCCCAGATGGATTTCGCCAAGGACATGAGCTACGGCGACTACCTGGCGCTGGACCAGATTCTCAACGCGCAGCATCCGCTCTCGCCCGAGCACAACGAGATGCTGTTCATCGTGCAGCATCAGACCAGCGAGCTGTGGATGAAGCTGGCGCTGCACGAGCTGCGCGCCGCGCGCGAATGCGTGCGCCAGGACCAGTTGCCGCCAGCCTTCAAGATGCTCACGCGGGTCTCGCGCATCATGGAGCAGCTGGTGCAGGCGTGGAGCGTGCTGGCCACGATGACGCCGCCGGAATACTCGGCGATGCGGCCCTACCTGGGGATGTCTTCGGGCTTCCAGTCCTTCCAGTACCGCGAGATCGAGTTCATTCTCGGCAACAAGAACGCGGCCATGCTGCGCCCGCATGCGCACCAGCCGCAGCACCTGGCGCTGGTGGAAGAAGCCCTGCGCACGCCGTCGCTGTATGACGAAGCGATTCGCCTGATGGCGCGGCGCGGCTTTGCCATCGATGCGGCCTGCATCGAGCGGGACTGGACCCTGCCGGCCGGCGAGAACGCCTCGGTGGAAGCGGCCTGGCTGGAGGTCTATCGCCGGCCCGAGGCGCACTGGGAACTGTATGAACTGGGCGAGAAGTTCGTCGACCTGGAAGATGCCTTCCGGCAGTGGCGTTTTCGCCACGTCACCACCGTGGAACGCGTGATCGGCTTCAAGCGCGGCACCGGCGGCACCGAAGGCGTCAGCTACCTGCGCAAGATGCTCGACGTGGTGCTGTTCCCCGAGCTGTGGAAGCTGCGCACCGATCTGTAA
- a CDS encoding flavin reductase family protein produces the protein MGMPEAKPSIIGKAASPDFDTLHFRRTLSQFATGVTVITTRAGLGSPPGAPFVGITASSFNSVSLDPPLVLWSMATRANSLPMFRDGSHYIINVLSASQLDLCQRFATLKGDRFAGVDYRLSENGLPILANALAWFECHNRSRYDEGDHVIFVGEVERCGVHDDAGNPLVFHDGRFATTDPLTD, from the coding sequence ATGGGCATGCCTGAGGCCAAGCCAAGCATCATCGGCAAGGCCGCTTCTCCCGATTTCGATACGCTGCACTTCCGGCGCACGCTGTCCCAGTTCGCCACCGGCGTGACAGTGATCACCACCCGCGCGGGCCTCGGCTCGCCGCCGGGCGCGCCGTTCGTGGGCATTACCGCCAGCTCGTTCAACTCGGTATCGCTCGATCCGCCGCTGGTGCTGTGGAGCATGGCCACGCGCGCCAACAGCCTGCCGATGTTCCGCGACGGCTCGCACTACATCATCAATGTGCTGTCGGCCTCGCAACTGGACCTGTGCCAGCGCTTCGCCACGCTCAAGGGCGACCGCTTCGCCGGCGTCGACTACCGCCTGTCCGAGAACGGCCTGCCGATCCTGGCCAACGCGCTGGCCTGGTTCGAATGCCACAACCGCAGCCGCTACGACGAGGGCGACCACGTCATCTTCGTGGGCGAGGTGGAGCGCTGCGGCGTGCACGACGATGCGGGCAACCCGCTGGTGTTCCACGACGGCCGCTTTGCCACCACCGATCCGCTGACGGACTGA
- the kynB gene encoding arylformamidase, giving the protein MTNRPTPDTPRQLWDISPALSPDTPVWPGDTPFQHERNWQIDAHCPVNVGRITLSPHTGAHADAPLHYAADGAPIGAVDLAPYLGPCRVIHCIGAAPLVEPRHIEHALAGTPPRVLLRTYRQAPLATWDPDFCAVAPQTIALLAEHGVMLVGIDTPSLDPQESKTMDAHNMVRRHRLAILEGLVLDAVAEADYELIALPLRFAGLDASPVRAVLRSLT; this is encoded by the coding sequence ATGACGAACCGCCCCACCCCCGACACTCCGCGCCAGCTCTGGGACATCAGCCCCGCGCTCTCGCCCGACACGCCGGTATGGCCGGGCGATACGCCGTTCCAGCACGAGCGCAACTGGCAGATCGACGCGCACTGCCCGGTCAATGTCGGGCGCATCACCTTGTCGCCCCACACCGGCGCCCATGCTGATGCGCCGCTGCACTACGCCGCCGACGGCGCGCCCATCGGCGCGGTGGACCTGGCGCCCTACCTCGGCCCGTGCCGGGTGATCCATTGCATCGGCGCGGCCCCGCTGGTCGAGCCTCGCCACATTGAACATGCCCTGGCAGGCACGCCGCCGCGCGTGCTGCTGCGCACTTACCGGCAAGCACCGCTGGCAACGTGGGACCCGGATTTCTGCGCGGTCGCGCCGCAGACCATCGCCTTGCTCGCCGAGCACGGCGTCATGCTGGTCGGCATCGATACGCCCTCGCTGGACCCGCAGGAATCCAAGACCATGGACGCGCACAACATGGTGCGCCGGCATCGCCTGGCCATCCTCGAAGGCCTGGTGCTCGACGCCGTGGCCGAGGCCGACTACGAACTGATTGCCCTGCCGCTGCGCTTTGCCGGACTCGACGCGAGCCCGGTGCGCGCGGTGCTGCGCAGCCTGACCTGA
- a CDS encoding MarR family winged helix-turn-helix transcriptional regulator: protein MTDSPKPAPVASDAFVDGYLPYLLARASHLVSGEFHRQVEAAGFSVPEWRVLATLADRPDCTIGALADITLTKQPTLTKLIDRMAADGLVTRRNGAQDRRHALVSITARGRTRARALLDQAAAHEQQVLDDFGALQADQLKDTLRRLIALRSPR, encoded by the coding sequence ATGACGGATTCACCCAAACCCGCTCCGGTGGCCTCAGACGCTTTTGTAGACGGCTACCTGCCCTACCTGCTGGCGCGGGCCAGCCATCTTGTGTCGGGCGAGTTCCACCGGCAGGTCGAGGCGGCCGGGTTCTCCGTGCCCGAATGGCGCGTGCTGGCCACGCTGGCCGACCGACCCGACTGCACCATCGGCGCGCTGGCCGATATCACGCTCACCAAGCAGCCCACGCTGACCAAGCTGATCGACCGCATGGCCGCCGACGGCCTCGTCACGCGGCGCAACGGCGCCCAGGACCGCCGCCATGCGCTGGTGTCGATCACCGCACGCGGGCGCACCCGCGCCCGCGCGCTGCTCGACCAGGCCGCCGCCCACGAGCAGCAGGTGCTGGACGACTTCGGCGCGCTGCAGGCCGACCAGCTCAAGGACACCTTGCGCCGCCTGATCGCGCTGCGCTCGCCGCGCTGA